DNA from Candidatus Poribacteria bacterium:
AGTCGTGCGTCGATGGATCTCTGGGTTCGCGGGATTTGTAAACTGGTTCGGCATATAGTGCCGTGGGTGTTTTCTGACAATTTCTTCTGCCTCCCAAATCGCACTTGCCATACCACCATGTTCTGGTGTTAGCACAATTTTCGCACCGAAGGCGGAGAGAAGTTCGTATTTCTCACGGCTGACGTTTTCTGGCATCGTCAAAATTACAGGGTAGCCTTTCGCTATACCGACGATGGAGAGTCCTAAACCTGTGTTACCGGCGGTAGGTTCAACGATGGTATCTCCTTTTCTAAGGATACCGCGTTCTTCGGCATCCACTACCATCGCATAACTAATCCGGTCCTTGATGCTGCCACCCGGATTATATGCCTCCAATTTCGCGAAAAGAGTCGCATCATCCTTACCGGGCAAGGTATTCAGACGGATCGTTGGTGTATTCCCGATGAGGTCTGTCAGATTTTTAGCGATTCTCATTTTTCAGGCGGATAACAACACACGATACCGCTGCCACACCCCTATTTTAAGCGTAATAGCCTAAAAAATTTCACTTTAAAGTATAACATATACACTGCAAAAAGTCAAATTTTTCACAGGCGTAAAACGTCAATCCATTTTCAGATATGCACTCTGACGAGGTGTTACTTTCGTCCGTTCTTACTTCTGATTTTCACACCATTTCGCAAAGTCTGCCTCGATCTCCTCCGACCATTTTCGGTCTATTTCCCCCGGCGTGTACACGCCTTCGCGCAACCGTTGATGTCCGAACCGATCGCGTAGAGCCACCTCTTCGCCTTGCTCAACGACCTGTTGTGCGAAGTGCGGGGGAATAAAGATAACCCCACCGCGCCTCCCTAAGACCACATCTCCCGGTAAAACCGTCGCTTCGGCGATACGAATAGGGATGTTGATACCAGTGAGTGTGACGTTCGCAATACCTGTCGGATCCACACCGCGCACGAACGTAGCAAAATCAGGCAATTCGTAGATGCCATCCAGATCTCGGATGCCACCCTCAATGACCATACCTGTGCCTGTTTTCGCATAGATGGAGTTACCGAGATTGTCACCCGCGAAGGTGCCGTCCTTCACTTTACCAAACAGATCAACAACGATAACATCATCGCGGACGAGCGTATCGATTACCCATGAATTTTGACCGCCGACGCGTCCCTCTTTTTCGCCTTGCGCAGAGATAGTCTCGTTGAAGTCAGGACGGACAGGCACAAACGCACACGTCACCGCTCTACCGACGAGGATCCGATCCGGATGGAGATTCATCCAATCGCCAGCGAATTGAAACTTATAGTCGTTGCCATTCAAGACACCCCACGCCTGCTCGATACTGATAGCCTTCATCCGCTGAATAATATCGTCCGGGACGCGGGGCCGTCCATCAGGGAATCGGTCGCCTTCCCATAAGTGGGTCATCGCGAGGATGCTCTCTTTGTGGATAAGTTGCATATCGCATTCCTTCCGTAAAACAACCTCGCGATACCGAGATTGAGTGATGCTTGTCTACAGACCTGCGTTTTCCCACACCTGATCCAATGATTCCGCAGTCGCTTTCGCCGCATCTGCGGGCTCCATGCTCGCCACCTTTTGACTGAACGGTTCCGGTGTCACGGGGCCTTCATAGCCGATCTCCGTCAGGATGTGCATCAGTTCGGTGAGCGGGATGACCCCAGTTTCGGCGGGCAGACACCTGATATTGTCGATCTGATCATACGGATCAATGCCAGCAGGTGCGTCGTTGATGTGGACGTAAACGACATCCGATACAGAGAGTTTGCGAACATCGTCAGTCGTGGAGCGGCAGGTGTACCAGTGCCATGTATCGAATAGCAGTCCAACGTTTCCTGTCCCGACCGCCGCGGCAAGCCCTAACATCGCATCCATCGAATAGGCGAAGAGGTACTTGGAACCTTTACGACTCGTTGCGGGTCCAATGAACTCAAGCCCGATTGAATGTCCGTGTTCTTTAAGAATCTCGGCAATAGGACGCAGCCGTTTCACAGAGAAATCCCAATTTTCCTGAAAGGTCATGTCATTTGAAGCGGGTCCGACAACAGTGGTTGTCCGATAGCAACCGAGTTCTGCGGCGAGTGCTGCGCGTTCGGGCAGCTGCGCTAAACCGGCATCGTAGTCAGTCTCAGGACCCCGCCAGTTGACACCGAACCCCCATCCGCCCATAGCGATACCTGCCTCTGACCAGAGGTCTTTGACGTGTTGAACGGAGTGTTCCTGTGCGAGTTGATTGGCTTCGTCAATGTTCAGGTCGAGACCCTCAAAACCCGAATTTTTTGCTAACGCTAATCCTTCTGTCATATTTGCCCGAATGCCAATTGCACCGGTACTCAGATTTTTAAACATAACTTCTCCTATAGTTGTGAGTCGGAATAAGCGAAAATTCTTGGTTGTCCCAAGAATCGCGCTGGCACTTCCTAATCCTGAAAATCCTGATTCAGACGATCTCTTCCCCTTCCACTCTTCCCAGCCTTCCATTCTTCTATCCTTCCATCCCTTCCCTTAATTTTTCGCCCCTTAAAACTTTCGCAGCAACAGCCCACGGATAATCGGTGTCCTCCGCATTCGCGTCGCGATACGTCGGAATCCAAACCCAGCGTTCTTCGCCGGATGTGTTAGGATGGCTGGCGTGAAGTGTCAGGTCGTGAAAAAAGACGGCACCGCCTGCTTCAATCTCTGCAGTAACGGCGCGGTTTTCATCAACGGCACCCGGACGGAGTCGATTCCCAAACCCATTGCCATCACTGGCATCACCATCGTGGACAATGGCGGATTTATGGGAACCCGGAAAGAGTTTGAGACACCCGTTCTCAACGGTCGCATCGTCAAGCGCGACCCAGATCGAGAGCTTGTGCGCGCCATACCAATAGGACCAGTCTTGGTGCCAAGGACTGGCGAAGGTCGTCGTCTCGCTCTTGAAAACCACTTTGTCGCTGAGAAACTCGATATCCGGTGCATAAATGCTTTCCAAAATATCGAGGATCCGCGCCTCACCGACTGCTGATTGGAAGACGGGACTTCGCGCAGCTAAACCGACGTAAACACCGTGTCCAGCGACTGCACCTGTTTCTACCTTAACGGCTTCCAGAATGTTGATACACTCTAATTTGAGACGTTGGACTTCACTTCGCGTAAACAAATTCGGTGCGATAGCAAAACCGTCCCTTGAGAAATCGTCGCGAAGCGTCGTCAGATCAGGGGTCATGTGTTATGCCTCTTTAATATGAACCTCACGTCCCGTCTCGGCACTTTTGAGCAATCCTTCCATCATTTGTTGAACAATCAACCCGTGACGGAGCGGTGCTTGGCATTCTACGTCGTCTAAAATGCATTCAATGAAGTGGTCGGCGATCGCATCCCATGAGTTGCTGTGTTTACCCGGTGGCAGATTGACGTTTATATCCTCAGACGTGCCCGATTCGTCCGTGCGGTAGAGCCGTAAAGGACTCATCGTCGCGCCGGCTTCCGTGCCAAAGAGTTCTATCTGGAATTCATCGGGTTGGTGGGATGCCCAGAAACTTTCCACCTGTAAACCGAGCCCATTTTCAAAGGTGATGAAACCACCCGCGTAGTCGTCTGATTCGTACTGCTCGTAGGTTTCCTTTGGCGGTTGACTGCGATTCCAGTATCCGCGTCCGCGCGGACCAAATTTCGCACCGGCAGCACCGAGTACTGCGACCGGTTTCGGTAATCCGAGAATCCACCACGCGGAATCGAGAACGTGGACACCCATATCACGAAACGCACCGCCTCCTTTCTTGATAAAGCCGAGATTCCATGCGGGAATACCGTTGCGACGCACACTTCGCGCACGGGCATAGTAAAGTTCACCAAAATAATTATCGCGTGCGAGGGTGCCGAGGTGTTGGCAAGTATCTCCGAAGCGCGTCGAGAGCGACATCATATTGACAACACCCGCGGCTTCCGCTTCCGTGACAAGTTTCTGAGCCGCTTCCTCGGAATCGGCGAGTGGTTTCGTTACCATGACATGTTTGCCGTTCCGCACCGCCTCCAATGCTATCGGTACATGCCACTGATTCGGTGTGCCAACAAACACTGCGTCGATCTCACTATCTTTGCACATCGCTTTGTAGTCTGTATAGAATTTGACCTCGTCCGGTAGATCCTTGGCGAAGGCTTTCATTCGGTCTTCAAGCAAATCGCAGAGCGCGACAACAGTGCCTCGTGGATTGCTGGCGAGTGCCATCCCATTGGGTTTGCCTATACCCATACCAACGACAGCGATTCGGACAGGATTTTTTGCTGATCCCATAAAAAATGTCTCCAGATGTTTGGTTATCAGTTGAAGGGTTGTTAGTTATCGGTTCGCCTACTTCCCAGGCTTTCAGTTGTCGAAAAGGGGATTGGTTAACACTCCGGGGCTTTTAGTTAAACAGAAGTTTCTTTTAACTGATAACCGATAACCCTTTCAATATGGTCGTCCCCGTGAATTCAATGGCGAACTCACTTCGTTTTTAACAGGCTTAATTGTCCTGAGATACGACCAGATTGCTTTTAAGTCTTCATCGTTCATTTGGGCGTAGTGTTTCGTCGGCATCGGTGGAAAGATCTTCCGATTGCCTTCTATGCCTTGATGAAGTCCAGTCCGCATTGCTTGGATGAACATTTCCTCTGTCCATTCGCCCAATCCAGTTTCATTATCCGGGGTTAGGTTTGAAGCAAAACTCGTTCCAAACGGACCGGAGAATGCTGTCATTTGTGTTGATGTCAGGATGAAGATGCCCTGTTGCATCATGCTGAAATTGTAGCGTGGGTAAGGCGCGTTCGCTGGATGTCCGGCGAGATACATATCCATATTATATTCGGCACCAGCCCGTGGTGTATGACAGTGTCCACACGCACCCACTGTGTCCACAAGGTATTTCCCGCGCTGTACCCTATCGCTCTGGCTTTCAACAGTGTTGATGCTCAGTGTAATAATGGCACCTACAACGAGCAACGCCGCACAAAAGATTAAGAAATTTCGATGCATTCCAATAAGTTCTCCTTTGAATTTCAGGCTCTGTGCAAGTCTCGATCCAATTTAGCAAATTCTGAAAATACGTGCAACAAAAATAAAAAAGGCGCAGTTAAAAACCACGCCTGCATCTTTTGAATTTTAGCAACCCTTAAAAATTATAGGATAACTTTGCGTAATAAAGTCCGCCATTGAAACCGAAAGGTGCCGACCTTCTGGAATACGTGAAAACACCAGGCGAGTCCACAATGGCGTGTCCTGTGCTGTCCTCTAATGTTCCAGCCCGCGACTGACCAATTTCATTGAGATCGGGCAGCTGGTCAAACAGGTTGTTCACACCGATAGTCAATGAGAGTCCTTCATTCAACTGATAGTTGCTCTGGACATCGGTAAGCCATTTTCCACCATAAGTTTGCCGTGCCGGATCGGCACCACTTCCCTCTTGCACGGTGTAGCTTCCGAAGTAGCGCAAGGCACCACCGATGGTGAGATCGCCGATGATGTAATCTGCGCTGAAGTTAAGCCTGGTGTTCGGCTGCCACTCCTCAATCATGGAACGTTCCTGTGAGGGGAAGAGCGTATCTTCAAGCCCGACGAGGATTTCCGGGGCATCTACGTCACCAATAATTTCGGTGTTTGCCCATGTCAACGCAACCTTCAAATTGAGAAGCGATTCGTTGTCGAAAGCGTGGAGATAACCCGCTGCGACATCTACACCTTGCGTGCGTGTTTGTGCGACATTTGTGAACACCTGTGCGCTGCTCGCCCCCGCTGCGATGAGACTGGGAATTTTATCGGCACTGAAACTACCACTCAAAACGATGCGATCATCAATTTGGATGAGAAAACCATCTACTGTGAGCCACAACTTCTCAAGCGGTTTCAGCACGAAACCACCGGAAACGTTGAAAGCCGTCTCTTCCTGCAGTTCTGGAATGCCGAGTGCACGTGCAGCATCGCTGTCGTTACGGAACGTGCCGAGTTCGCGGGGTAACACTTCGGTTGTATCGCCGTCACCATCAAGATCCGTCGCATCTACCAAGAATTGTGTGCTGATGTTATTGAAGTAGAGTTGATGCAGTGAAGGGGCACGGAAACCGGTGCTGCCCGCCGCACGAACCGCAATCTGTTTCGTCAAGTCATAGCGAGCCGTCGCTTTTCCTGTGACGGTGGCACCGAAGTCGCTATACTGCTCACCGCGCATTGCTGCACCAACAAGAAGACCTGCTCCGGGTTGTCCACTGAGATAGGATTCAAAGTCGGCATAACCTGCAATATTGGTTCGACTTTCGTCCAATTCGTTATCGGGTCGGAAACCGGGGAATACTTGGATACCGCCAGTGGCACCCGGTGCCCCAAGTCCAGCGTTAATCCATGAAAGCGGTTCGCCAGCGTGGATGCCGTAACCTTCTCGACGGAACTCGACACCGCCTGCGAGGTTTACCAGTGAGGATTGGTAGTCCAGTGGATAGGTAACATCTAAGTTAAACACCGTTTGCGAGAGCTCAAAGCCACCCGCATCTGCGGAGGTCGGACTGCTCGCACCATAGGAGGCATTCAGGGAGTTGGAAATGAAAAAATTGAATGTGTTCAAGCCGTGATTGACACTGGCATCGACATTCAGGTCGGTCGCCTCATGCGTCCATGCTATACCTAAGGCGAGGGAAGTGTCCCCAATGTCGGTATTGATTTCCGGTAGGAATCCGTCGGGATAGATTTCAGTGACAGTCCGCGAGGCTTGGTTAGCGCGGCGGTAAAAACCGGCACTGTTGTTTTGGCGTGAAGAGTGTCCGCCAAAAGAATAGAGTTCTAAACCCGCGGCGAGTGGAAGTCCGAAATTATAAAATCCAATTTTTTGTGACGAATCGGCAT
Protein-coding regions in this window:
- a CDS encoding phytanoyl-CoA dioxygenase family protein, giving the protein MTPDLTTLRDDFSRDGFAIAPNLFTRSEVQRLKLECINILEAVKVETGAVAGHGVYVGLAARSPVFQSAVGEARILDILESIYAPDIEFLSDKVVFKSETTTFASPWHQDWSYWYGAHKLSIWVALDDATVENGCLKLFPGSHKSAIVHDGDASDGNGFGNRLRPGAVDENRAVTAEIEAGGAVFFHDLTLHASHPNTSGEERWVWIPTYRDANAEDTDYPWAVAAKVLRGEKLREGMEG
- a CDS encoding RraA family protein, which produces MQLIHKESILAMTHLWEGDRFPDGRPRVPDDIIQRMKAISIEQAWGVLNGNDYKFQFAGDWMNLHPDRILVGRAVTCAFVPVRPDFNETISAQGEKEGRVGGQNSWVIDTLVRDDVIVVDLFGKVKDGTFAGDNLGNSIYAKTGTGMVIEGGIRDLDGIYELPDFATFVRGVDPTGIANVTLTGINIPIRIAEATVLPGDVVLGRRGGVIFIPPHFAQQVVEQGEEVALRDRFGHQRLREGVYTPGEIDRKWSEEIEADFAKWCENQK
- a CDS encoding sugar phosphate isomerase/epimerase; this translates as MFKNLSTGAIGIRANMTEGLALAKNSGFEGLDLNIDEANQLAQEHSVQHVKDLWSEAGIAMGGWGFGVNWRGPETDYDAGLAQLPERAALAAELGCYRTTTVVGPASNDMTFQENWDFSVKRLRPIAEILKEHGHSIGLEFIGPATSRKGSKYLFAYSMDAMLGLAAAVGTGNVGLLFDTWHWYTCRSTTDDVRKLSVSDVVYVHINDAPAGIDPYDQIDNIRCLPAETGVIPLTELMHILTEIGYEGPVTPEPFSQKVASMEPADAAKATAESLDQVWENAGL
- a CDS encoding c-type cytochrome → MHRNFLIFCAALLVVGAIITLSINTVESQSDRVQRGKYLVDTVGACGHCHTPRAGAEYNMDMYLAGHPANAPYPRYNFSMMQQGIFILTSTQMTAFSGPFGTSFASNLTPDNETGLGEWTEEMFIQAMRTGLHQGIEGNRKIFPPMPTKHYAQMNDEDLKAIWSYLRTIKPVKNEVSSPLNSRGRPY
- a CDS encoding Gfo/Idh/MocA family oxidoreductase, with translation MGSAKNPVRIAVVGMGIGKPNGMALASNPRGTVVALCDLLEDRMKAFAKDLPDEVKFYTDYKAMCKDSEIDAVFVGTPNQWHVPIALEAVRNGKHVMVTKPLADSEEAAQKLVTEAEAAGVVNMMSLSTRFGDTCQHLGTLARDNYFGELYYARARSVRRNGIPAWNLGFIKKGGGAFRDMGVHVLDSAWWILGLPKPVAVLGAAGAKFGPRGRGYWNRSQPPKETYEQYESDDYAGGFITFENGLGLQVESFWASHQPDEFQIELFGTEAGATMSPLRLYRTDESGTSEDINVNLPPGKHSNSWDAIADHFIECILDDVECQAPLRHGLIVQQMMEGLLKSAETGREVHIKEA
- a CDS encoding TonB-dependent receptor — encoded protein: MLISDNKRYLWYVAVILFGIVSVIPTAISADTLKIAVQDQNGNAVSAAKVQIGNQEQTTDESGTTMFSDVTGAQSVTVTAIGFSSKRINTTAGQTEASVSLAPIQTIESVVVVGTRSIGRRALQAPVPIEVVNREQLSLTGQSETGRVLQMLVPSFNFSSSSISDGTDALRPATLRGLGPDQTLVLVNGKRRHKSALLHVNTSVGRGTAGTDFNAIPSAAIERIEVLRDGAAAQYGSDAIAGVINIVLKDDVDTGDADIYWGQTYEGDGDTWNGNANYGMKVGESGFLNLTAEWRDRKRTNRAGLTGERQYDWIDVDQGRPPDKMLEIENDDGTVTEKPVWFDPREYTFERQNFRIGDADSSQKIGFYNFGLPLAAGLELYSFGGHSSRQNNSAGFYRRANQASRTVTEIYPDGFLPEINTDIGDTSLALGIAWTHEATDLNVDASVNHGLNTFNFFISNSLNASYGASSPTSADAGGFELSQTVFNLDVTYPLDYQSSLVNLAGGVEFRREGYGIHAGEPLSWINAGLGAPGATGGIQVFPGFRPDNELDESRTNIAGYADFESYLSGQPGAGLLVGAAMRGEQYSDFGATVTGKATARYDLTKQIAVRAAGSTGFRAPSLHQLYFNNISTQFLVDATDLDGDGDTTEVLPRELGTFRNDSDAARALGIPELQEETAFNVSGGFVLKPLEKLWLTVDGFLIQIDDRIVLSGSFSADKIPSLIAAGASSAQVFTNVAQTRTQGVDVAAGYLHAFDNESLLNLKVALTWANTEIIGDVDAPEILVGLEDTLFPSQERSMIEEWQPNTRLNFSADYIIGDLTIGGALRYFGSYTVQEGSGADPARQTYGGKWLTDVQSNYQLNEGLSLTIGVNNLFDQLPDLNEIGQSRAGTLEDSTGHAIVDSPGVFTYSRRSAPFGFNGGLYYAKLSYNF
- the cysK gene encoding cysteine synthase A; the protein is MRIAKNLTDLIGNTPTIRLNTLPGKDDATLFAKLEAYNPGGSIKDRISYAMVVDAEERGILRKGDTIVEPTAGNTGLGLSIVGIAKGYPVILTMPENVSREKYELLSAFGAKIVLTPEHGGMASAIWEAEEIVRKHPRHYMPNQFTNPANPEIHRRTTAVEILKAIGSDIDFIVIGVGTGGTLTGVGEVLKTECPRVKVVAVEPRVSAVLSGGPPNPTRIDGLGAGMIPEVLNVDVIDEVITVSEEEAYQTMKSISTSEGLLVGMSSGANVYAALEVAKDQGPDKTVVTILPDTGERYFSLSRYFEIESDIMEVLP